In Nanohaloarchaea archaeon SW_7_43_1, a single window of DNA contains:
- a CDS encoding 30S ribosomal protein S19, with amino-acid sequence MGRCNDSSNHRSPIRGETIMSDEEFTFRGKTMDELKQMNLNQFSELLDARGRRKIQRGLRDNEKKILKDLEEKDRIRTHERDMIVVPKMVGNTVEVYNGQRFMEVEIDEEMLGHYLGEFSKTRKEVSHSAPGLGATRSSQHVPLK; translated from the coding sequence AGATGCAATGATAGCAGCAACCACAGATCACCCATTCGAGGTGAAACTATAATGTCAGATGAAGAATTCACATTCAGAGGAAAAACAATGGATGAACTCAAGCAGATGAACCTAAACCAGTTTTCAGAACTGCTTGATGCAAGAGGAAGAAGAAAAATTCAGAGAGGACTAAGAGACAACGAAAAGAAAATCCTCAAAGACCTTGAAGAGAAAGACCGAATAAGGACACATGAAAGAGACATGATCGTGGTACCGAAAATGGTTGGAAACACTGTAGAAGTATATAACGGACAGAGATTCATGGAAGTAGAGATCGACGAAGAAATGCTCGGACACTACCTAGGCGAGTTCTCCAAAACCCGGAAAGAAGTATCACACAGCGCACCAGGACTGGGAGCTACAAGATCTTCCCAGCACGTACCGCTCAAATAG